ATGTCAGAAATAAAAGTTGAGAAAGTGACATTGGATAAATTAAGTATCTTGCAAGAACTTAGTATTCAGACTTTTCGTGAAACCTTTGCTTTTGATAATGTCGAAGAAGAACTTCAACAGTTTTTCGATGATAGTTACACTTTAGAACAACTCGAAAAAGAGGTGACTGACCCAGAATCTGATGTTCGTTTTGTCTTGGTTGATGGGCGTGAGGTTGGCTTTATGAAAGTCAATTGGGGCGCTGCACAGACCGAACACGAACTAGAAAATGCCTTTGAAATTCAACGCATTTACATTCTTAACGAGTGTCAAGGATTAGGCTTAGGTAAGAAATTATTTGAGCTAGCGCTTGATATGGCAAAAGAAGGAGGCTTTGATTGGGCTTGGTTAGGTGTCTGGGAACATAATGTTAAGGCACAAGGGTTCTATCGAAAATATGGTTTTGAAAAATTTTCAGAACACTCTTTTAAAGTTGGCGATAAAGTAGATACAGATTGGCTTTTGAGAAAAGCCTTGAAAGAATAACAGTAGAAAGGGATAAAGAAGCTTGCCTGTCAAACGTATTTTGACTGCGAAAAGCTTTTAACACATTATTTATGTTAGTAAGTTATAAATGGTTAAAAGAGCTTGTTGATGTTGATGTAACAACACATGAGCTTTCTGAAAAAATGTCAACAACAGGGATTGAAGTCGAAGGTGTTTCAACACCGTCTGAAGGCTTGACAAAACTAGTTGTTGGTCACGTTGTATCTTGTGAAGATGTTCCAGAAACACATTTGCACCTTTGTCAAGTGGATACTGGTGATGAAGAGTTGCGTCAAATTGTCTGCGGTGCTCCAAATGTGACTGCTGGGATCAACGTTATCGTGGCTGTTCCAGGTGCACGTATTGCTGATAACTACAAAATCAAAAAAGGTAAAATCCGTGGCATGGAATCACTTGGGATGATTTGCTCACTCCAAGAACTTGGTTTGCCAGATTCTATTATTCCGAAAGAATTTTCAGACGGTATCCAAATTTTGCCAGAAGATGCTAAACCAGGTGATAGTATTTTCCCATATCTTGATTTAGACGATGAAATCATTGAATTGTCAATCACGCCAAACCGTGCAGATGCTCTTTCTATGCGTGGTGTTGCTCACGAAGTGGCTGCCATTTACGGTAAAGAAGTTCATTTCCCAGAAAAAGAACTTAAAGAAGTTTCTAAAGCAGCAAAAGACGTTATCGACGTTGCTATCGAGTCTGATAAAGTCTTGACTTACAAAGCACGCGTGGTTGAAAATGTGACTGTTAAACCAAGTCCACAATGGTTGCAAAATCTTTTGATGAACGCTGGTATCCGCCCAATCAATAACGTTGTTGACGTGACAAACTATGTCTTGTTGTACTTTGGTCAACCAATGCATGCCTTTGATTTGAATAAATTTGAAGATAACAAAATCATTGCTCGCAATGCGCGTGCTGGTGAGAAATTAGTTACTCTTGACGGCGAAGAACGTGAATTGATTGCTGAAGATCTTGTTATCACAGTTGCTGACAAACCAGTTGCACTTGCAGGTGTTATGGGTGGTCAAGCTACTGAAATTGATGACAATTCTAAAAACGTTGTGCTTGAAGCAGCAGTCTTTGACGGAACATCAATTCGTAAAACAAGCGATCGTTTGAACCTTCGTTCTGAAAGTTCATCACGTTTTGAAAAAGGTATCAACTATGCAACTGTTGCCGAAGCTCTTGATTTTGCAGCTGCAATGCTTAAAGAATTAGCTGACGGTGATGTTCTTGCTGGTCGTGTTGAAGCTGGTTCAGTTCCAACTGAAGATGTTGAAGTATCAACAACACTTGATTATGTTAACGTTCGTTTGGGAACAGAATTGACTTACGCTGACATTGAAGATGTCTTTGCCAAACTTGGCTTTGGTTTGTCAGGAAATGCAGATAAATTTACAGTTTCTGTGCCACGTCGTCGTTGGGATATTGCTATCCAAGCTGATTTGGTTGAAGAAATTGCACGTATTTATGGTTATGATAACCTCCCAACTACACTTCCAGAAGCTGCAGGTACAGCAGGTGAATTGACAGCAACACAAAAATTACGTCGTAAAATGCGTTCAATCGCTGAGGGTGCTGGTTTGACTGAAATCATCTCATACACTTTGACAACACCTGAAAAAGCAACTGAATTTACATTGCAACCAAGCCACTTGACAGAATTGATGTGGCCAATGTCAGTAGAACGCTCAGTTCTTCGCCAAAATGTTGTTTCTGGTATGCTTGATACTGTGGCTTACAACGTTGCTCGTAAAAATAGCAACTTGGCAATCTACGAAATCGGTAAAGTTTTTGAACAAAAAGGTAATCCAAAAGAAGAATTGCCAAACGAAGTCAACATATTTGCCTTTGCGATTTCTGGATTGGTTGCTGAAAAAGATTTCCAAACAAAAGCAACGCCAGTTGATTTCTTCTATGCGAAAGGTATCGTTGAAGCTATCTTTGCTAAACTTGATTTAACAGTTGATTATGTAGCTGAAAAAGGTTTTGCTAGCATGCACCCAGGTCGTACAGCAAGCATTTACTTGGACGGTCAACTAGTTGGTTTTGTTGGACAAGTTCACCCACAAACTGCTAAAAACTACAACGTTCCAGAAACTTACGTAGCTGAATTGAATTTGGATATCATTGAAGCGGCACTTCACGCTGACAAAGCGTTTGTTGAAATCACAAAATTCCCTGCTGTTTCTCGTGACATTGCTTTGCTATTACCAGCAGCAACAACTCATAAAGAAATCTTAGCAGCGATTGAATCAGCTAAAGTGAAACATTTGACTGACATCAAACTCTTTGACGTTTATGCTGGAGCAAATATCGCTGAAGGTATGAAATCAATGGCTTACAGCCTTACATTCCAAAATCCGAATGACAACTTAACTGACGAAGAAGTTGCTAAATACATGGATAAAATCACTAAAGTCCTTGTTGACCAACTCGGCGCAGAAGTTCGTTAATTTCCAAACTCATTAGGCTATTTTGGGTAATATAGATGACTCCCACCATTACGAAAGTAGTGGTGGGATTTTTGATGATTGTTGAGAGCTTATAAACACTTTGAAATCTGGTATAATAGGAGTAACGATTTGCTTAATGAAGGTATGTTATGAAATTACTATACACAGATATTCAGTATGATATGACTGAGATTTTAGTTGGAGAGGCAGTAGCGCAGGCAGATGCTGGTAAGCGTGTTTTTTACATTGCTCCCAATTCTTTATCTTTTGAAAAAGAAAGAGCAGTTTTGGAGTTGTTACCAGAAGAAGCTTCTTTTGCGATTACGGTAACACGTTTTGCTCAAATGGCTCGTTATTTTGTGTTAAATGAAGTGCAGGTCAAGGAAAGCATTGATGACAATGGCTTGGCTATGATTTTTTACCGTGCTTTGTCACATTTTTCAGATACAGATTTGAAAGTTTTTGGGCGTTTGAAGCAGGATACGAATTTTATCAAGCAGTTGGTTGATTTGTACAAAGAATTAAAAACGGCTAACATGACTGTGCTTGATTTGACAGAACTGCATTCAGCGGAGAAACAGGAAGATTTGGTGAAAATCTTTTTAGCGGTTAATGATATTTTGCTTGTCAATCAGTATGATAATCAGAGCAAGATTGCTTATTTTGCAAAGCAGGTTGAGGCAGGACATTTGGATGCTATGCTTGAAAATGTGAGCCTTGTCATTGACGGTTTTACACGCTTTTCAGCAGAAGAAGAGTATCTAGTAAGCTTGCTTGAAGAAAAATGTGCGCAAGTGATTATCGGAACTTACAGTAGTCAAAAGGCGTATAGAGCGGCATTTTCGACGGGAAATGTTTACCAAGCGAGTTTAGATTTCTTGCGTGGTTTAGCAGCTAAATTCCATGTGCAACCGCAGTATGT
This sequence is a window from Streptococcus macedonicus ACA-DC 198. Protein-coding genes within it:
- the pheT gene encoding Phenylalanyl-tRNA synthetase beta chain; translated protein: MLVSYKWLKELVDVDVTTHELSEKMSTTGIEVEGVSTPSEGLTKLVVGHVVSCEDVPETHLHLCQVDTGDEELRQIVCGAPNVTAGINVIVAVPGARIADNYKIKKGKIRGMESLGMICSLQELGLPDSIIPKEFSDGIQILPEDAKPGDSIFPYLDLDDEIIELSITPNRADALSMRGVAHEVAAIYGKEVHFPEKELKEVSKAAKDVIDVAIESDKVLTYKARVVENVTVKPSPQWLQNLLMNAGIRPINNVVDVTNYVLLYFGQPMHAFDLNKFEDNKIIARNARAGEKLVTLDGEERELIAEDLVITVADKPVALAGVMGGQATEIDDNSKNVVLEAAVFDGTSIRKTSDRLNLRSESSSRFEKGINYATVAEALDFAAAMLKELADGDVLAGRVEAGSVPTEDVEVSTTLDYVNVRLGTELTYADIEDVFAKLGFGLSGNADKFTVSVPRRRWDIAIQADLVEEIARIYGYDNLPTTLPEAAGTAGELTATQKLRRKMRSIAEGAGLTEIISYTLTTPEKATEFTLQPSHLTELMWPMSVERSVLRQNVVSGMLDTVAYNVARKNSNLAIYEIGKVFEQKGNPKEELPNEVNIFAFAISGLVAEKDFQTKATPVDFFYAKGIVEAIFAKLDLTVDYVAEKGFASMHPGRTASIYLDGQLVGFVGQVHPQTAKNYNVPETYVAELNLDIIEAALHADKAFVEITKFPAVSRDIALLLPAATTHKEILAAIESAKVKHLTDIKLFDVYAGANIAEGMKSMAYSLTFQNPNDNLTDEEVAKYMDKITKVLVDQLGAEVR
- the paiA gene encoding Acetyltransferase, GNAT family — its product is MSEIKVEKVTLDKLSILQELSIQTFRETFAFDNVEEELQQFFDDSYTLEQLEKEVTDPESDVRFVLVDGREVGFMKVNWGAAQTEHELENAFEIQRIYILNECQGLGLGKKLFELALDMAKEGGFDWAWLGVWEHNVKAQGFYRKYGFEKFSEHSFKVGDKVDTDWLLRKALKE